In Miscanthus floridulus cultivar M001 chromosome 5, ASM1932011v1, whole genome shotgun sequence, one genomic interval encodes:
- the LOC136450858 gene encoding uncharacterized protein isoform X1 yields the protein MHKLLPRAASFLDAAAPLLLSSPRMPTLRLAGSPFVPTCPGANPGQIRAPPWLRCDPGRRRGLCSAEAARRGGDTEEREKGGGGRGAPERKQRGRSDALMGSGELLAIPGVGPRNQRKLVDKGFDDVAQLKQLYRDKFFGKSNEKMVEFLQNSVGIIHKSHAESITLFIKESVDEELKGTDTSKLPKNRRLTFCVEGNISVGKTTFLQRIANETIELRDLVEIVPEPIAKWQDVGPEHFNILDAFYAEPQRYAYTFQNYVFVTRVMQEKESSCGIKPLRLMERSVFSDRMVFVRAVHEANWMNEMEISIYDSWFDPVVSSLPGLIPDGFIYLRASPDTCHKRMMVRKRSEEGGVTLDYLRGLHEKHESWLLPSKGGGSGVLSVSQLPVHMEGSLPADIRDRVFYLEGDHMHSSIQKVPALILDCEHDIDFNKDIEAKRQYARQVAEFFEFVKKKKEFRTAEMTDGDNKSMNKQIVLPRRGGLWVPGSSPLPESGLKSFDFRRTMSSFLST from the exons ATGCACAAGCTCCTCCCACGCGCCGCCTCCTTCCTCGACGCCGCGGCCCCCCTGCTGCTCTCCTCCCCACGCATGCCCACGCTGCGCCTGGCTGGTAGCCCGTTCGTACCCACGTGCCCTGGCGCGAACCCTGGCCAAATCCGCGCGCCGCCGTGGCTGCGCTGTGACCCTGGGAGGAGGCGGGGACTCTGCTCCGCCGAGGCGGCCAGGCGCGGGGGCGATACGGAGGAAAGGGAGAAGGGTGGCGGGGGTCGCGGTGCGCCGGAGAGGAAGCAGAGAGGTCGGAGTGATGCGCTGATGGGAAGTGGGGAACTGCTTGCCATTCCCGGAGTCGGGCCGCGGAACCAGAGGAAGCTCGTGGACAAGGGATTCGATGACGTGGCGCAGCTCAAGCAGCTCTACAGGGATAAG TTCTTTGGCAAGTCTAATGAGAAGATGGTTGAATTCTTGCAAAATTCAGTTGGCATCATTCACAAGAGCCATGCTGAGAGTATAACTTTGTTCATTAAAGAGAGTGTTGATGAAGAGCTGAAAGGCACCGATACATCTAAGCTTCCTAAAAATAGGAGGCTGACCTTTTGTGTAGAAGGGAATATCAGTGTTGGGAAAACTACCTTCCTTCAAAGAATAGCCAATGAAACTATTGAACTACGTGACCTTGTAGAAATTGTACCTGAACCTATTGCTAAGTGGCAGGATGTGGGCCCTGAACACTTCAATATACTTGATGCTTTCTATGCGGAGCCACAGAGGTATGCATACACCTTCCAGAATTATGTATTTGTGACAAGGGTCATGCAAGAGAAGGAATCTTCGTGTGGAATAAAACCTCTTCGGCTGATGGAAAGAAGTGTTTTCAGTGATCGAATG GTTTTTGTTCGTGCTGTGCATGAAGCAAACTGGATGAATGAGATGGAGATCAGCATTTATGACTCTTGGTTTGACCCAGTTGTATCATCACTCCCAGGTCTTATCCCTGATGGTTTTATTTATCTGAGAGCTAGCCCTGATACCTGCCACAAAAGAATGATGGTGCGAAAAAGATCAGAGGAGGGTGGTGTTACTCTAGATTACCTTCGAGGTTTGCATGAGAAACATGAGAGCTGGTTACTTCCATCCAAGGGAGGAGGTTCTGGTGTGTTGTCCGTCAGTCAGCTTCCAGTTCATATGGAAGGCTCCCTGCCTGCGGATATACGAGATAGGGTATTCTACTTGGAAGGAGATCACATGCATTCAAGTATCCAGAAG GTTCCTGCTCTTATCCTGGACTGCGAACATGACATTGACTTTAACAAGGACATTGAAGCCAAACGGCA ATATGCTCGGCAAGTTGCGGAGTTCTTTGaatttgtgaagaaaaagaaggaaTTTCGTACAGCAGAGATGACTGATGGCGATAACAAGAGTATGAACAAACAGATTGTGCTGCCGCGCAGAGGTGGTTTGTGGGTGCCTGGAAGCAGCCCATTACCAGAATCAGGTCTAAAGTCGTTTGATTTCAGGAGAACAATGTCTTCCTTCCTCTCAACTTAA
- the LOC136450858 gene encoding uncharacterized protein isoform X2 has protein sequence MHKLLPRAASFLDAAAPLLLSSPRMPTLRLAGSPFVPTCPGANPGQIRAPPWLRCDPGRRRGLCSAEAARRGGDTEEREKGGGGRGAPERKQRGRSDALMGSGELLAIPGVGPRNQRKLVDKGFDDVAQLKQLYRDKFFGKSNEKMVEFLQNSVGIIHKSHAESITLFIKESVDEELKGTDTSKLPKNRRLTFCVEGNISVGKTTFLQRIANETIELRDLVEIVPEPIAKWQDVGPEHFNILDAFYAEPQRYAYTFQNYVFVTRVMQEKESSCGIKPLRLMERSVFSDRMVFVRAVHEANWMNEMEISIYDSWFDPVVSSLPGLIPDGFIYLRASPDTCHKRMMVRKRSEEGGVTLDYLRGLHEKHESWLLPSKGGGSGVLSVSQLPVHMEGSLPADIRDRVFYLEGDHMHSSIQKVPALILDCEHDIDFNKDIEAKRHWKLTMASTVSFKS, from the exons ATGCACAAGCTCCTCCCACGCGCCGCCTCCTTCCTCGACGCCGCGGCCCCCCTGCTGCTCTCCTCCCCACGCATGCCCACGCTGCGCCTGGCTGGTAGCCCGTTCGTACCCACGTGCCCTGGCGCGAACCCTGGCCAAATCCGCGCGCCGCCGTGGCTGCGCTGTGACCCTGGGAGGAGGCGGGGACTCTGCTCCGCCGAGGCGGCCAGGCGCGGGGGCGATACGGAGGAAAGGGAGAAGGGTGGCGGGGGTCGCGGTGCGCCGGAGAGGAAGCAGAGAGGTCGGAGTGATGCGCTGATGGGAAGTGGGGAACTGCTTGCCATTCCCGGAGTCGGGCCGCGGAACCAGAGGAAGCTCGTGGACAAGGGATTCGATGACGTGGCGCAGCTCAAGCAGCTCTACAGGGATAAG TTCTTTGGCAAGTCTAATGAGAAGATGGTTGAATTCTTGCAAAATTCAGTTGGCATCATTCACAAGAGCCATGCTGAGAGTATAACTTTGTTCATTAAAGAGAGTGTTGATGAAGAGCTGAAAGGCACCGATACATCTAAGCTTCCTAAAAATAGGAGGCTGACCTTTTGTGTAGAAGGGAATATCAGTGTTGGGAAAACTACCTTCCTTCAAAGAATAGCCAATGAAACTATTGAACTACGTGACCTTGTAGAAATTGTACCTGAACCTATTGCTAAGTGGCAGGATGTGGGCCCTGAACACTTCAATATACTTGATGCTTTCTATGCGGAGCCACAGAGGTATGCATACACCTTCCAGAATTATGTATTTGTGACAAGGGTCATGCAAGAGAAGGAATCTTCGTGTGGAATAAAACCTCTTCGGCTGATGGAAAGAAGTGTTTTCAGTGATCGAATG GTTTTTGTTCGTGCTGTGCATGAAGCAAACTGGATGAATGAGATGGAGATCAGCATTTATGACTCTTGGTTTGACCCAGTTGTATCATCACTCCCAGGTCTTATCCCTGATGGTTTTATTTATCTGAGAGCTAGCCCTGATACCTGCCACAAAAGAATGATGGTGCGAAAAAGATCAGAGGAGGGTGGTGTTACTCTAGATTACCTTCGAGGTTTGCATGAGAAACATGAGAGCTGGTTACTTCCATCCAAGGGAGGAGGTTCTGGTGTGTTGTCCGTCAGTCAGCTTCCAGTTCATATGGAAGGCTCCCTGCCTGCGGATATACGAGATAGGGTATTCTACTTGGAAGGAGATCACATGCATTCAAGTATCCAGAAG GTTCCTGCTCTTATCCTGGACTGCGAACATGACATTGACTTTAACAAGGACATTGAAGCCAAACGGCA CTGGAAGTTGACTATGGCATCCACAGTGTCCTTCAAAAGCTAA